The segment GCTATTTGGAGGTGTTCAAGTAGTGATGTCACAGATACCAGATTTCCATAACATGGAGTGGCTTTCAGTTGTCGCTGCAATCATGTCCTTTACTTACTCTTTCATAGGGTTTGGACTTGGATTTGCACAAGTGATAGGTATGATTACCTGGGAAACTTGCTTCTAATTTTCTTCATTTGTGTTTACTTGTTCAAACTTCTTATCATCAACAATTTAAATTTCACATTCCAGATAAAAAAAAATCTGAACAAGTAATCTATACTTAAAAAAGACCTAAACTTAAAATAATCCGATCAAGTAACTCAAAATAACTTGAACTCGAGTATCAAACCCAACATGACTCAACTCGGAAAAACCCCAAAATGATTGAAAGTTCTAAAACTAACCCGACCTGCCTAATTGACCGGTTTCCTATCCAACACAACAAGAAGAAACTATAACATGGTGTCATATTTAGTTTTTATAAGGTTTATCTGAATTCTGATAACAAAAAGATAACTATAGTATGAGTGGATTGGCTTGAAGACACTGTTTTCTTTCCCCCATGATTGCAGAAAATGGGAGGATTCAAGGTAGTATAACAGGAGTGCCTGCTGATAGTGTTGCTGATAAACTATGGTTAGCATTTCAGGCACTTGGAGACATTGCATTTGCTTATCCATATTCAATCATCCTTCTTGAAATACAGGTATGGTTTCATTTCCTTTTTAAAACAAACTGAGCTGAAATCTCATGTGAACCTGAGATTTTGAAGCCgtctaaaatttataaaattgatTGAATACAGGACACCTTGAAGTCACCTCCACCAGAGAACAAGACCATGAAAACAGCTTCAATGATTGCAATCTTTGTAACAACATTTTTCTACCTCTGTTGTGGTTGCTTTGGATATGCTGCCTTTGGCAACAATACGCCTGGAAATCTCTTGACAGGATTTGGATTTTATGAGCCTTATTGGCTTATTGACTTTGCTAACGCTTGCATTGTTCTTCATCTGGTGGGTGGATATCAGGTATGTCACTCGACCTTAGCTGTGAATCCAATATGGGTTTGTTTTTAAGATTTTATATATTTGGGGAGTCTTTAAACCATCATGTCCCTATACCTAGTCTGTCAATTCTGATATGAACACAAAACATGAGTTCATTAACCCGAACCAAACCCAACCAAACCCGATTTGACCATCAAAAGTCAACAATATGAACTTAAACCCGAAACTGTCCAAGCTTGAACATGAAACTGAGTTGAACATGAAACAACTGAAACCTGAAATGATCTAACATTAAATGACTCGAGCAAGTAATCCAAAATTATCCTAACTCGAAGCTACAAAACACAAAATGATATGAAACTGTAATGACCTAACCGAAATGACCCCTAAACTGAAACGACCCCAAATTTTAAAAACCTGATTGGACCCCATCAATCCAATCTACCTATAGGTAAAAGTGTCGTGGAGGTTCCTGTACtaggagtcagattgcattttacTCCTATttagaaaataagtaaattagtctctatacgttagattaaagagcaaactcGCCAGCTTTTAATAGTACAAATGGATGAAGTTTATAACAGAAAGAACTAATTTGCTCTTTAATTTAACGTATAGGAACCAATTTTCTCTTTTTTAAGTAGAGGGGacaaaatgcaatttgactcctAGTACAGGAGctttcatggtacttttacctctACCTATATTGATAGGGCTATTTATACTCATGTCCAAATATGTATACAAAACTGATGTAGAATAtttcaagaaaataaatgaattagaaGTTCGTAGATGTTAAAGCTTTAGTACTATTAGATTGCTTACAATCAATCATGTTTGACCATCCTATTCTTTTTGGTGTTCAGATATTTAGTCAGCCAGTGTTTGCATTTGTGGAAAGATGGTTTACCAACAAGTTCCCAGGCAGTGGGTTTGTGAATAACTTCTACACTATCAAACTCCCATTGCTGCCTTCATTTCAAATGAATCCTCTGAAGATATGCTTTAGAACAGCCTATGTTGCATCCACAACAGTGATTGCAATGATCTTCCCATACTTCAACCAGGTTTTAGGAGTGCTGGGGGCATTGAATTTTTGGCCTTTGGCTATATATTTTCCAGTGGAAATGTACTTTGTGCAGAAGAAAATCCAACCCTGGACCAGAAAATGGGTTGTTCTTAGGACTTTCAGCTTTTTCTGCTTGCTTGTCACTATTGTGGGATTGATAGGGTCGATTCAGGGGCTTATTAGTGCAAAATTTGGGTAAGAGACTGTAAAGGAAAGACTACATGTTATGTTTTCTtgacataatgtatttcatgaaCTTCAAGCTTgacattggtttttttttttctcaaaatataGCTAAATTTACAAATATGTCAAGTTATTCATATGTAGTGTCTTCAAGTTTCCTTGATGCTTATATAATGGGGGTAGAAGAGAAAAGAGCTGCACTACCCTCAAGAGTCTGTCCTTCTCAAAAGGACTTATAGACAATACCCCTCCCCCTCTTCCATATTTAGTAAaactaatataatatattttacaaaattctaaaatcttaaattttaaacactaaattatagTAATATTATGTAAATCCAAAACACTAGACTCTaaaatcttaatattaaatttagtaaggttagtttaatattttttataaaatcctAAATTCTTTAGACACTAAATCTTAATACCAAAGAATGTTACATTTTAAGGTCAATCTAATCTTTACAAATTCACTTATATTTATatcttaatttattaatataatgtcCACAATGTACTTTTCGCTAAAACTTCAACTATTATATGACCTATTGCATTATCTTTCACTTAAATTCACGTAATTCTTATTACTAAACTTTCATAACAAAAAAGTTTACTGTGCAATAGTGACATTTTATTCATATCTCATTtattgaaattgataattaagtTTCATTTGAAATTACCGAAACTAGAAATCCATcactaatataaaaattttatcagAATTTATAAGTAAACCAATTaatacaatttttttaaattttttttaaatcttccCATTTTCTGCTGCTAAACAGCTTTTGACCTTTTTCAACTACAAAATATTAATCTTTTAGTAAAAAATTCATATAACGTTttcatttgtttctcttgaaaataactCATTAACCTTTGTGTACATATAAAGTTTATCTCctaactatttttgtacaatttttaatgatatttcaaAGTCAAATAAGGGAACCCAAAATCAATTTGACCTTTCCTCACTTAAATTTGTTTATCTTATAATCTACAGTTCCATTgcttataccgtttcttctatacaaaactagactcaataaactttaatttcatgtttggtTCAACCTCTAACTAaacttctacaatttttagtgaattttcaaagttgaactAGTTTTGATGTCCATAAttgttttaatgaaaattttactTATTAACACTCGTACCAACATTTAACACTTATTTCACTTATCAATTATTAGAATACAAGTTCATTAGATTATACATAACACTAAAattttgattattattaaatatagtcCTTTAAACTTACACTTCTTTTAACATATAAATCCATTCACATTACCACTTCTCATAACACAGTTCATTTCaaatagactaaattgcaaatccAATGACCAAGATATCTTCTTACTTTTCAATTTGATCTAGTAGTCCATATTTTCCAAACACTCATtgatttttcaattaaatatcTTATTTgagaaatgaccattttgcccttcaatAATCTCTACAATTCCTTCTTATTGTCACTATTCACTTTTGGTAAAATTTCAGTTCTAGTCCCTCTATGATtccctctaattcaatttaatccttttatacttttaattttcagaattttttcccCCACAATTTTTACACTCTTATGATTTAGCCAATACCCCAAATTTATTTTTCTCAACACACTAGTGTTTTCAATTCTCTCTAGTATCCAACTATCTTCTATTCTAACACtaataattcatattttatttaccaCGAAGACTCTAACACTTAttcttcttaaaattaaaatgtttacGATCAAAAGGGTTTTAGGGATGTTACAAGGTGAATCAATTTATTAGGGAGTGTGATAGTTTTCAAAGGTATAAGTGTGAAACCACAATACCTCTAAAGATTACTTCAGCCTCTATCAATTCCTGAAGCAACTTGGTCTAGTTTTAGTATGGATTTCATAGAAGGGCCATCTCTCTTTTTGCAGAAATGTTATATTGGTGGTGGTCGACAGATTAACCGAGTATGCCTACTTTATAAGGTTGAAACATCCCTATATAGCCAAGGATGTGGCTCAGGTCTATTTTGACAATGTATTCAAATCACATGGGGGTGCCAATGGCTATTATGAGCTATAAGAATCCATTATTTATTAGCAAATTTTGGCAAGAGTTGTTTAAGCTACAAGGAGTTAGCTTGCAGCAGTTATCAACTACATACCATCTCCAGATAAGCGGTTAAATTGGTGGCTATCCTGGCATAGTGATGGTACAACTCAAATTATCACATGCCAATCATATGGATTTTTGGAAGCTTTGTATGATACTCTCCACCAGTACACATCCCTTATATACCAAATAGCTCACAAGTGGAGCAAGTTGATAACCAGCCATTAGCTAGAGAAGAATTGATGCTACTACTCATACATCATTTACTCCAGGAACAACAAAGGGTGAAATTGTAGGCTGATAAACATAGAGTGGACTGCAATTTCAGGTTGGGGATTAGAACTACTCAAGTCTGCAACCTTAAAGGTAGAATTTTTTAGTTGATAGGCAATTTAAAAAGTTGTCCCCTAGGTATTTTAGTCCCTACAAGGTGGTTGACAGGGTAGGAAATGTAACCTACAAGCTAGAACTGCCTGCTGAATCCCAACTCCACCATGTATTCTGTGCCCCAACAATCAATACAAAACGCGGCCCCTGGGATGGAACCAACATCTGTATCGGCTTCAATAAGGGTTAAGAGAGGGAACAAACCTACTATACAGATATTGGTGCACTACACCAACTCCTTGCCCTGAAGATGCGACTTGGGTGTACTTATACATGTACAACAGTAGTTCCCAAGTTCTAGCCTCGAGGATAAAGTTGTGGCTAAGAGGAGGCATTAATATGAGGGAGAACTAATCAATTAAGTAGTTAATTGGTTGTCAGTGTCAATTGGTAGTAAATGATTAGCAACTTACTTTCAATTCGGTGCATAAATAATCCATTGAGGCCATGTAACATCTGATGAACTTCAAGAACTTACAGCACTAGCTCATTCTACATTTTCTAACTCTTTCTACTTCAGCTTAGTTTCCCTACATCTTAGAATACAACTCTCCAACCAAAATTTTTGTATCTCTTGATTCCTGTAGATTAAGATGAAGGACTATAAATAGATTTGTCAATTTTAACCCAACTCGATTAATCTAAAATCTAAATCTTACTTGATTCAGTTTGACCATTAATAATTAATAACTCAAACCCGCCCAACCTAAACTTGATAATGACCCAAACTCGGAAATTATCCTAACAATTAACTTGAAATGACTTGAATTCAAGTGTCAAATCCAAATAAAAAGTTCATGAAAtgacattaaatcaaaattaacccAAACCCAAAATGATtcacaaatttcaaaatctaaattCAAACATATCCAAATTAACTTAACCCAAAATCAATCTGATCGGTGTAATTGACAGTTCTATTTATTTACTTCATATTATTGTTTGTGAAAGAGTTTTGAGCAGCAATTTCTTGCGGGTCGATGGATAGGCTATACAACTTAGAGCCAACGGGCAGGCTTTAGATTCATCAAAGATCCAAGTTTCAGTTTTTATTGTAGAAAAAGTAGCCATAACTTGGGTTAATATTAGGTAGGGTGTGGGTAAAAATCTGGCATGAAGAGCATAGAATAGGAATGTTTAATTAATTTGAATGTGCAGAATATGTGTCTTTCATTTGTCCGAGATTAAATGAAGAAAAGTGCTCCCTTGTGAATCAATATATCAGATATAAAGGACTAAACACATGTACTAAGAAAAGTAACTTGTTTTGATTGTTGATGTTGGCAGTGCGACTATAGCAGTAGCAGGATCCACACATTTATGATCCCAATCTGTTCCGATTTTACAGATAATGAATTAAATAATCAACTACGAATTCATTATCCATAACAAGAATTTAGTAAATTAATAGTAGATTGTATTTTGTCTTTTTTACTCAAAAATTAGCAAATTAATCCCTGTACAAAGTCAAAGAGTAAAATAGtccttctgttaaaaattttatcatttttaccaaggtaaattactaaaatagttatttttgttcttttgttCAAAATGAAAGAACAAAAAAATCCCATTGAATCGATCTTTTGTTctttaattttgaataaaaaaatccaACCAATTGATGGAGCACTCAATTTGATTTCtactatttcaattcaataaaGATGATTTTAAAAATGGATGATTTGTTCAGTCAAAATGGAtatgaaaattaaaagaaaaaggagaccAAGGTTCTTTTTTTCCCGTTCAAGCATTAATCTGATGCATTGGTCTTGATTATTTTAGGAAACCAAATTAACATTTTCCtttaattaatttagaaaattcaattaattaaatttatttaattaaaaaattaattaatttacttgGATGGACATCCATATTGGTATTTAAAACCCATTTTAACTGTCACATCGGATTGCCGTTTGGGAGGTAACAAATCTTAACGGAAGAGTATTTCGCAACAAAACGATAATGTAAGTGAccaaaatgtaacatttcaaacataagtggcTAAAATTTAACCTAAGGcaaacaaaaatgactattttcgtAGTTTACTCTTTTTTTCCGTTAAAAATTGATCCCTACGTATCAATATTAAGTATACGTAGCACATCATGTGTAACTAACTAGTTATTCCGTCAGTCACAttagtttttaatagtaaaaatgaatgaaatgaacaatttattttttaatttaacgtaCAAAGACTAATTTAcgcattttttaaataaaaaagacaACATATATAAGTCACCGTGCTACTTTTACCCAAAAACAGTATGTGTGGTGATTTAAGACAGGGCCACACGTGGAAGTTGAAACATTGGAAGGGTTGTAAGTAATGTATGATGAAATCTGAAAGAATGTCAAAGAAGAGAAGAGTTGACCGGGCGTCTTGAGGGTGAGCTACCGGCCAATCCTTCACACACTCAACAGCGTTGAATTCTTTAATAAAATCATGCACATTTGATGGATGTCTTTTCATGCATATATGCAATATCTTTCCCcctttgtatataaataatataccttaacaaataaaatgaacaCCCCCAAACATTTCTCACTTCCCCCCGcccctttttttctttatttcgaCCTCATCAAAGTTTATTAAGCTATAGCTAGCTGTAGCACAAGAAGCACTCAGCcatttgctttttcttttccttttaatttttccCATTTGTTGTCGAGTCTTTTAACCTtatttttagcatttaatttgtcATGGAGTAAAAgtgtaataataaaaaaaaatgggtCGGATTCCATGTTGTGAGAAAGACAATGTTAAAAGAGGACAGTGGACACCCGAGGAAGACAACAAGCTCTCTTCTTACATTGCCCAACATGGCACCCGCAATTGGCGTCTCATCCCCAAGAATGCCGGTCTGTGTTTTGTTCTTGTCACCCTAATATCCAATGCCATTGGATTGCAATGCAATTGTgttattttttgttgttttaaaagtaaaagaaattggGTTGGGGTTGATTTTGCTAGGTCTCCAAAGATGTGGGAAAAGCTGCCGATTGCGATGGACTAATTACCTTCGGCCGGACCTTAAACATGGCCAGTTCTCCGATGCTGAGGAGCAAACTATTGTGAAGCTCCATTCTGTTGTTGGCAACCGGTAACAAATCGCTAAACAATGGCTTCCTTTCACAAGACTAGATAAAATGCCACTCTATTTCAAGCTTCTTTTGTAGTTTTATTAGCTCATGTTTTGGGATTAGCTATTAACTTTGTCTAAATTTGTACCACATTGCAGCTGGTCCTTGATTGCAGCACAGTTACCTGGTCGGACAGACAATGATGTTAAAAATCATTGGAACACCAAGCTGAAGAAGAAGCTTTCAGGCATGGGTATTGATCCTGTGACACACAAGCCTTTCTCTCACCTCATGGCTGAGATAGCCACTACATTGGCACCACCACAGGTGGCTCATTTAGCTGAAGCGGCACTAGGGTGTTTCAAGGATGAAATGCTCCACCTGCTAACTAAGAAACGTATAGATTTCCAGCTTCAACAATCAAATCCGGGACAAGGGAATAATACCACAGTTCCTTACAGCAAACAAGATGAGAAAGATGATACAGTTGAGAAGATCAAACTGAATTTATCAAGGGCTATACAAGAACCAGACATGCTCCCCTTGAATAAACCATGGGAGTCTACTAGTACAAGAGCAACATCGGCTAATTTTGAAGGGGGTTGTGGTGTTTTCCCTACATCTGTGACGGGATATCATCATTATGGCCCATCATCTTTTGCCAATGAAGGGGGCGGTTCCGGCTCACCATGGAGCCAGAGTATGTGTACGGGAAGCACATGTACCGCAGGGGAACAAGTGAGGTCACATGAGAAATTAAAGGATGAAAATGGTGAAGAATTTCAAGGTGGGAAAGAAATTAAGAATGCAACAAGCATATTCAATAC is part of the Gossypium arboreum isolate Shixiya-1 chromosome 5, ASM2569848v2, whole genome shotgun sequence genome and harbors:
- the LOC108489490 gene encoding probable amino acid permease 7 isoform X2 — translated: MAVQHSLELDNGSCDDDGHPARTGTLWSCVAHIITAVIGSGVLSLAWSTSQLGWLAGPIALLIFAIITYLSAFLLSDCYRTNNGTRNKSYMDAVRMYLGRKRTWMCALLQNLSLYGTDIAYVITTSTSMRAIQKSNCYHREGHKAACSYGDTSYMLLFGGVQVVMSQIPDFHNMEWLSVVAAIMSFTYSFIGFGLGFAQVIENGRIQGSITGVPADSVADKLWLAFQALGDIAFAYPYSIILLEIQDTLKSPPPENKTMKTASMIAIFVTTFFYLCCGCFGYAAFGNNTPGNLLTGFGFYEPYWLIDFANACIVLHLVGGYQIFSQPVFAFVERWFTNKFPGSGFVNNFYTIKLPLLPSFQMNPLKICFRTAYVASTTVIAMIFPYFNQVLGVLGALNFWPLAIYFPVEMYFVQKKIQPWTRKWVVLRTFSFFCLLVTIVGLIGSIQGLISAKFG
- the LOC108489490 gene encoding probable amino acid permease 7 isoform X1; protein product: MYKESDMGHEVAEDNQSPLLPTSSSSTDVSAVLAKRTGTLRTAVAHIITGVIGAGVLSLAWSIAQLGWIAGPICMLAFAGVTIVSTYLLCDCYMFPHPEYGPNRVKSYMDAVRFYLGEKQHKVCGVIAQESLYGNTLAYVITSASSIKAIQKSNCYHREGHKAACSYGDTSYMLLFGGVQVVMSQIPDFHNMEWLSVVAAIMSFTYSFIGFGLGFAQVIENGRIQGSITGVPADSVADKLWLAFQALGDIAFAYPYSIILLEIQDTLKSPPPENKTMKTASMIAIFVTTFFYLCCGCFGYAAFGNNTPGNLLTGFGFYEPYWLIDFANACIVLHLVGGYQIFSQPVFAFVERWFTNKFPGSGFVNNFYTIKLPLLPSFQMNPLKICFRTAYVASTTVIAMIFPYFNQVLGVLGALNFWPLAIYFPVEMYFVQKKIQPWTRKWVVLRTFSFFCLLVTIVGLIGSIQGLISAKFG
- the LOC108487944 gene encoding transcription factor MYB80, with protein sequence MGRIPCCEKDNVKRGQWTPEEDNKLSSYIAQHGTRNWRLIPKNAGLQRCGKSCRLRWTNYLRPDLKHGQFSDAEEQTIVKLHSVVGNRWSLIAAQLPGRTDNDVKNHWNTKLKKKLSGMGIDPVTHKPFSHLMAEIATTLAPPQVAHLAEAALGCFKDEMLHLLTKKRIDFQLQQSNPGQGNNTTVPYSKQDEKDDTVEKIKLNLSRAIQEPDMLPLNKPWESTSTRATSANFEGGCGVFPTSVTGYHHYGPSSFANEGGGSGSPWSQSMCTGSTCTAGEQVRSHEKLKDENGEEFQGGKEIKNATSIFNTDCVLWDIPSDDLINPIYREAFNNKE